The DNA sequence AACTAATCGGCCCAACCCTAGCGGGTCTGTTAACGTCACATATAACGGCTCTCCCATACCCATTACGCTGCCAACACAACAAACGCATCGGAAGTCAAACCAGACGATGATTTGCAAGTTCTGTTTGAATTTAAGTATACAGgattaaatcaattttaattttaattttaattttgattaaggtgatattagattatatttttaatgtccCAAAAATCTCCTTCCATAGCAATTGATATGTACAAAGGATTTCCAAATTTCTGTCTCCCACAAAAATCTCTAGCCTTTTGAGTCTCCGTTTACAAACTCGTCGCGTTGACTCAGTCCCACCTCGGATCAAACTCCATTCGTCCGATTCAACACGGCACCTCTACCAGAAACCGAAACTCGTCTGAGTCGATTCTGTTTCTGACTCATCCATGCACACCTTTGCCGAATCCTAGCATATGTTGCCGGAATCTGTTGAAATAAAACCAAAACAATAACCAACCTGTGGCTCCAACCATAATCAGATATCATCAGCTCTCAACATAACCGACAGCCGACTTGGCCTGGGCCGGAAATCTGCACGACGCCTTTGCTGATGTGAAGACGGGCGAATCAACGCTGTCAACGCTCTCTTCACCCACTCACCCTCAACGCCACCGATCCTAACGAGCGAATTAGTCATCGCCGATCGCCTCATATTCAGCCCGTTGGGCGTATAATGTGCAGAGCCGCTTCCATGACTGTGACCAGTATTCTTGTGCAGACTGCACCGAAACGATCCCCGATGCGTAGTTGGAGAACACATACAAGTCTTCTTCGGAAGAGAGATCGGATTATTCTGCTTGGTAACCGTTATCGACCTGTTAGGAGAACTAGATCTGCCAATAGAAAAACGAAAGGAATGAGACTGGGGAGACGACGTCGTGTAGAGATTAACGCGGGTTGGGGAGGCTGATCTATGGTGGGTAGCATTAAAAAATGCAGTAGGTGGGGAATAGAAACTGGAGCTAGTTGAAGAAGCAAAGGCAGAGGATGATGAAGACGATGTTAAATAAGAATTCGTATGAAGAGTTGGAAATCTTCCACAAGGTGAGAGAGAACGGAGGACTGGTCCGCTAGATCTTCTAGACTCCGAGCTTGTAGCCATTTCTGAGAAGGAAGAAAAGGGGATGAagggagagaagaagaagaggggcTTTTTGGGAATTTCTTCTATAAGGC is a window from the Manihot esculenta cultivar AM560-2 chromosome 16, M.esculenta_v8, whole genome shotgun sequence genome containing:
- the LOC110604145 gene encoding uncharacterized serine-rich protein C215.13, producing the protein MATSSESRRSSGPVLRSLSPCGRFPTLHTNSYLTSSSSSSAFASSTSSSFYSPPTAFFNATHHRSASPTRVNLYTTSSPQSHSFRFSIGRSSSPNRSITVTKQNNPISLPKKTCMCSPTTHRGSFRCSLHKNTGHSHGSGSAHYTPNGLNMRRSAMTNSLVRIGGVEGEWVKRALTALIRPSSHQQRRRADFRPRPSRLSVMLRADDI